The following proteins are encoded in a genomic region of Enterocloster clostridioformis:
- the tnpA gene encoding IS66 family insertion sequence element accessory protein TnpA, with protein MMEVIPINTNDNVTSKADLWADRFHAFQESGLSRKEWCQQNGIPQSTLGYWIRKLQSEAAETESASDPVFAKLPSEHELHFSTADTGKPPVMLCLPENIRIEVAADCPARLLTALLQALKNYA; from the coding sequence ATGATGGAGGTGATACCAATAAATACGAATGACAATGTAACCTCAAAGGCTGACCTTTGGGCAGACCGGTTCCATGCTTTTCAGGAAAGCGGTTTATCCCGCAAAGAATGGTGTCAGCAGAATGGAATCCCACAGTCTACACTGGGTTACTGGATCCGAAAGCTCCAGTCAGAAGCAGCTGAGACAGAAAGTGCTTCTGATCCGGTGTTTGCAAAGCTCCCTTCGGAACATGAACTCCATTTCAGTACAGCAGATACAGGAAAACCTCCTGTGATGCTCTGTCTCCCGGAAAATATCCGGATTGAAGTTGCTGCGGACTGTCCAGCCAGACTGTTGACTGCCCTGCTTCAGGCCTTAAAGAACTATGCTTGA